Proteins from a genomic interval of Chitinophagales bacterium:
- the purD gene encoding phosphoribosylamine--glycine ligase, giving the protein MNIAILGSGGREHALEWKFSQSIGVENVFVLPGNGGTYNNMPIDLQNFAVIEAFCKTENIGLIFVGPEAPLVGGIVDYFQNQNSPIKVFGPSQKAAMLEGSKIWSKQFMQKYGVATADFWVFESTEAARQKIEELGGDLVIKYDGLAGGKGVYVCDNVEEALQSLEELQASYGEDAEFLIETKLIGQEISIIGFTDGKTTKLLHPSQDHKQLLDGDKGPNTGGMGAFCPVSWCDAPMLQDIINAVVLPTINGIQAEDLDYKGVIYYGLMMTSEGPKLLEYNARFGDPETEVLLPSMKSDLLQLVMACFDGSLADFPLELADDYFVDVVMTAGGYPKKYEKGNEITGLEDISSEALVFHAGTSNGENGEILTNGGRVLNIIARGESLEEAIEAAYIEVKKVHFKDAYYRTDIGKRPIV; this is encoded by the coding sequence ATGAACATAGCAATACTCGGCTCAGGCGGTCGTGAACACGCCTTAGAATGGAAATTTTCTCAAAGCATAGGTGTGGAAAATGTATTTGTACTTCCTGGCAATGGAGGAACATACAACAATATGCCCATAGACCTTCAAAATTTTGCGGTGATTGAAGCCTTCTGCAAAACTGAAAACATAGGATTGATTTTTGTTGGCCCAGAAGCTCCTTTGGTTGGAGGAATTGTAGATTACTTCCAAAATCAAAATAGTCCCATCAAAGTATTTGGTCCTTCTCAAAAAGCGGCAATGCTCGAAGGTTCAAAGATTTGGTCGAAGCAGTTTATGCAGAAATATGGCGTAGCAACGGCTGATTTTTGGGTGTTTGAAAGTACCGAAGCTGCCAGACAAAAAATTGAAGAATTAGGCGGTGATTTGGTCATCAAATACGATGGTTTGGCAGGCGGCAAAGGTGTGTATGTGTGTGACAATGTTGAAGAAGCACTACAATCTTTGGAGGAGTTGCAAGCGAGTTATGGGGAGGATGCGGAGTTTTTGATTGAAACCAAACTCATTGGGCAGGAAATTTCTATTATTGGTTTTACAGATGGAAAAACCACCAAACTTCTTCACCCCTCCCAAGATCACAAACAACTCTTAGATGGCGACAAAGGTCCAAATACGGGCGGTATGGGAGCATTTTGCCCTGTTTCTTGGTGTGATGCTCCCATGCTGCAAGATATCATCAATGCCGTGGTTTTGCCGACAATAAATGGTATTCAAGCCGAAGATTTGGACTACAAAGGGGTGATTTATTATGGCTTAATGATGACCTCAGAAGGGCCAAAATTATTAGAATACAATGCTCGATTTGGCGACCCCGAAACAGAGGTTTTATTACCTTCTATGAAAAGTGATTTACTGCAATTGGTAATGGCTTGTTTTGATGGCAGTTTGGCAGATTTTCCATTGGAATTGGCAGATGACTACTTTGTGGATGTGGTAATGACGGCTGGTGGTTATCCAAAAAAATATGAGAAAGGCAATGAAATTACTGGCTTAGAAGACATTAGTAGTGAGGCATTGGTTTTTCATGCAGGTACTTCAAATGGCGAAAATGGAGAAATTTTGACGAATGGCGGTCGGGTATTGAACATTATTGCAAGGGGTGAAAGCTTAGAAGAAGCCATTGAAGCAGCATATATTGAAGTGAAAAAAGTACATTTCAAAGATGCTTATTACCGAACAGATATTGGCAAACGTCCAATTGTATAG
- a CDS encoding M14 family zinc carboxypeptidase, whose product MSYFKMLLIISSFLYAVTSYSQQEAYHQVEIHLSGKNNFHALQELGLALDCGGELHTVEENHPTSMTYIAELSNSELEIVKKTGFKTKILQADVAIFYAKRIAADPVRSVADFKLQKNNNWGLGKDKPYYAIPENFEMGSMGGYLTYEELLFHLDQMHELYPNLISEKTPISNDLLTYEGRPLYWLKISDYPYLNESNEPEVLYTALHHAREPMSAMQMIYFMYYLLENYDTNAEIRDLVNNRELYFVPCVNPDGYVYNQFTNPEGGGMWRKNRQQHEDGNVGVDLNRNYSYEWGYTDTGSSPNTYSNTYRGETPFSESETQLVKLFCETYDFKIAVNYHSYGNFLIYPWGYASNTYTDDHAFFQQMCHRTGWHNNYIYGTTSEALSYLANGDSDDWMYGEQTTKNKIFAITPEVGKSTDNFWPEPSRIIPLCQENVWSNLQYAYMAGNYAVATDASEKPLQDTEDTLKVKLQRLGLKESAIFTVQIQPISSNLSITSAPVNSSNLNLLAEETLTFNYILSTDIQYEDAIQYVILVNNGDFTLTTDTVTKWYKSPIVFEHPAEDINGWTTESWYRTNQTAYSGNYSLTDSPYTNYKNFDSTTIVLQQAIDLSNALEAKLTFWAKWDIQPHRDFAQVLASNDNGESWIPLCGNFTQDGTRYQPEGEPIYDGKQLKWVREEMDLSDFAGSSVLICFLLQSDGNTRADGFYFDELKVTYRTSLVADLKLILEGAYNVETGEMNTYLKDKNLLPISQPFNVLPWEYGGTESVENFTAMPSNVVDWILVELRSATDTSLVTQKAAWLLSDGSVMDVSGKKGVLFQDVAPTDAYFMVVRHRNHLDIMSAETLTLPKTYDFTTAANQAAGIGQMVEMAENVFALKVGDVDGNGIVSIADFNGYQTQLAFLNEYVRADLTMDGLVSVKDYNFYRRHSSALCIPIVRYE is encoded by the coding sequence ATGTCTTACTTCAAAATGTTACTGATTATAAGCAGCTTCTTATATGCTGTGACCTCCTACTCGCAACAAGAGGCTTATCATCAAGTCGAAATTCACTTGTCCGGAAAAAATAATTTTCACGCATTGCAGGAATTGGGATTGGCCTTAGATTGTGGAGGAGAACTGCATACAGTTGAAGAGAATCATCCTACTTCAATGACTTACATTGCAGAACTATCCAATAGTGAATTGGAGATTGTCAAAAAGACTGGTTTCAAAACGAAAATACTGCAAGCTGATGTTGCTATTTTTTACGCCAAACGCATTGCAGCAGACCCTGTGAGAAGTGTTGCAGATTTCAAACTGCAAAAAAATAATAATTGGGGCTTGGGCAAAGACAAACCCTATTATGCTATTCCCGAAAATTTTGAGATGGGAAGTATGGGAGGTTATTTGACCTACGAAGAATTGCTGTTTCACCTCGACCAAATGCACGAACTCTACCCGAATTTAATCAGCGAAAAAACGCCCATCAGTAATGACTTGCTTACCTACGAAGGACGGCCTCTCTATTGGCTAAAAATATCTGACTATCCGTATTTGAATGAGTCAAATGAACCCGAAGTATTGTATACTGCTCTACACCATGCCCGTGAACCGATGTCGGCGATGCAGATGATTTACTTCATGTATTATTTGCTCGAAAACTATGATACGAATGCTGAAATTCGGGATTTGGTCAACAACCGAGAGCTGTATTTTGTGCCTTGTGTCAATCCAGATGGCTATGTGTACAATCAATTCACCAACCCCGAAGGAGGTGGAATGTGGCGCAAAAATCGGCAACAACACGAAGACGGCAATGTGGGAGTGGATTTGAACCGAAACTATAGCTATGAATGGGGATATACCGATACGGGTTCTTCTCCCAACACCTATTCCAATACTTATCGGGGCGAAACTCCTTTTTCAGAATCCGAAACCCAGTTGGTCAAACTATTTTGTGAAACCTATGACTTCAAGATTGCAGTAAATTACCATTCCTACGGCAATTTTTTGATCTATCCGTGGGGTTATGCAAGCAATACATACACCGATGACCACGCTTTTTTTCAGCAGATGTGTCACCGAACAGGTTGGCACAACAACTACATCTACGGGACAACGAGTGAAGCGTTGAGTTATTTGGCAAATGGGGATTCGGATGATTGGATGTATGGAGAACAAACGACTAAAAACAAGATTTTTGCCATCACTCCAGAAGTTGGAAAATCGACAGACAATTTTTGGCCTGAACCAAGTAGGATAATACCGCTTTGCCAAGAAAACGTGTGGAGCAATCTGCAATATGCGTATATGGCTGGAAACTATGCCGTAGCGACAGATGCTTCCGAAAAACCATTGCAGGACACAGAAGACACATTGAAGGTAAAACTCCAGAGACTAGGATTGAAGGAAAGTGCTATTTTTACCGTTCAAATACAGCCGATTAGTTCCAATTTATCTATTACTTCTGCTCCCGTCAATAGCAGCAACCTCAATTTGTTGGCAGAAGAAACTTTGACTTTTAATTACATTTTATCGACTGATATTCAATATGAAGATGCCATTCAATATGTCATATTGGTCAATAATGGAGATTTTACGCTGACTACCGACACTGTTACCAAATGGTATAAATCTCCAATCGTATTTGAGCATCCTGCGGAAGATATCAACGGTTGGACAACCGAAAGTTGGTACCGCACCAATCAAACGGCGTATAGCGGTAATTACAGTCTAACTGATTCACCTTACACGAACTACAAAAATTTTGATAGTACGACCATTGTTTTGCAGCAAGCGATTGATCTAAGCAATGCGCTGGAAGCCAAACTTACTTTTTGGGCAAAATGGGACATTCAGCCGCATCGTGATTTTGCACAAGTATTGGCTTCAAATGACAATGGAGAATCATGGATACCTCTTTGCGGCAATTTTACGCAAGACGGCACACGTTATCAGCCTGAAGGCGAACCGATTTATGACGGAAAACAATTGAAGTGGGTGAGAGAAGAAATGGATTTGTCGGATTTTGCGGGAAGTTCTGTGTTGATTTGTTTTTTGCTGCAATCGGATGGCAATACGAGAGCTGATGGTTTTTATTTTGACGAATTGAAGGTGACATACCGAACTTCTTTGGTGGCGGACTTGAAGCTTATTTTGGAAGGGGCGTACAATGTCGAAACGGGTGAAATGAATACCTATTTGAAAGACAAGAATTTATTGCCAATTTCGCAGCCCTTCAATGTGTTGCCGTGGGAATATGGGGGAACGGAAAGTGTGGAGAATTTTACTGCAATGCCTTCAAATGTAGTGGATTGGATATTGGTAGAGTTGAGGAGTGCAACGGATACAAGTTTGGTGACTCAAAAAGCAGCTTGGTTGCTATCAGATGGTTCGGTGATGGATGTTTCGGGCAAAAAAGGTGTGTTGTTTCAGGATGTTGCGCCAACAGATGCCTATTTTATGGTTGTTCGACACCGCAATCATTTGGACATTATGAGTGCCGAGACCCTGACCTTGCCCAAGACCTACGACTTTACAACAGCCGCAAATCAAGCGGCAGGAATTGGTCAAATGGTGGAAATGGCGGAAAATGTGTTTGCACTGAAGGTGGGCGATGTGGACGGAAATGGCATTGTATCTATTGCAGACTTCAATGGTTATCAGACACAACTGGCGTTTTTGAACGAATATGTGAGAGCTGATTTGACTATGGATGGATTGGTCAGTGTGAAAGATTACAATTTTTACCGAAGACATTCTTCTGCATTGTGTATTCCGATTGTTCGGTACGAGTAA
- a CDS encoding metal-dependent hydrolase — MFTSTLIIHSPMDSITQFVLGAGVGEAVLGKKIGNKALLWGGLAGTIPDLDIVLYPFLDEIGRITVHRGISHSIFFAVFAGLFFGWLFFKWYNKSPGNTTTFKEWALLFGLGFLTHSLLDAFTVYGTQLLLPFSDYRVGFNSIFIVDPIYTVPFIISIIACSFLKQTSQTRRMVNIAGLAFSTLYLCLTLVNKSFANDAFERALTEQKIPYSRYMSAPSPLQNVLWYAVAEVEGGYYIGYHSFFDDKDKKIDFEFFPRNEELLADFEGTYALNRLKWFANDYYVVEKRGEQIIFSDFTFGKMGFENQNMGYVFSFPLSKDENGKVHFYETREVPEDVGEVFGMLWKRVKGR; from the coding sequence ATGTTCACTTCAACCTTAATAATTCATTCTCCAATGGATTCCATTACCCAGTTTGTATTAGGCGCAGGAGTAGGCGAGGCAGTTCTCGGCAAAAAAATCGGAAACAAAGCCCTTCTATGGGGCGGATTGGCAGGTACAATTCCCGATTTAGACATTGTGTTGTACCCTTTTTTGGACGAAATAGGCAGAATTACGGTGCATCGAGGCATTTCACACTCCATCTTTTTTGCCGTTTTTGCAGGTTTGTTTTTTGGTTGGCTGTTCTTCAAATGGTACAACAAATCACCCGGCAATACCACTACCTTCAAGGAATGGGCATTGTTGTTTGGTTTGGGTTTTTTGACCCATTCGCTTTTAGATGCTTTTACGGTTTATGGAACCCAGCTGTTGTTGCCATTCAGTGACTACAGAGTGGGCTTCAACAGTATTTTTATTGTCGACCCGATTTACACCGTTCCATTTATCATTTCGATCATTGCCTGTTCCTTTTTGAAGCAAACGAGCCAAACAAGGAGAATGGTCAATATTGCAGGTTTGGCGTTCAGCACTTTGTATTTGTGTCTTACTTTGGTTAATAAATCCTTTGCCAACGATGCTTTTGAAAGGGCTTTGACTGAACAAAAGATTCCGTATTCTCGCTATATGTCTGCCCCTTCTCCACTTCAAAATGTGCTGTGGTATGCGGTAGCGGAAGTGGAAGGTGGTTATTACATTGGTTATCACTCATTTTTTGACGACAAGGACAAAAAGATTGACTTTGAGTTTTTTCCCCGCAATGAAGAACTGTTGGCGGACTTTGAAGGAACGTATGCCTTGAATCGGTTGAAGTGGTTTGCCAACGATTATTATGTGGTTGAAAAACGGGGTGAGCAAATTATTTTCAGCGATTTTACTTTCGGCAAAATGGGCTTTGAAAATCAAAATATGGGTTATGTTTTTTCGTTTCCGTTGAGCAAAGATGAAAATGGAAAGGTGCATTTTTATGAGACTCGGGAAGTTCCTGAGGATGTGGGTGAGGTGTTTGGGATGTTGTGGAAGCGGGTGAAGGGGCGGTAG
- a CDS encoding phosphoribosylaminoimidazolesuccinocarboxamide synthase, whose product MNYLYEFDIPELKKIHRGKVRDSFRVDDKRRLIVVSDRISAFDSNLENPIPSKGAVLNGITNWWFENTKHILDNHVIKMIGTNAMLVKEAIPIRVEMVVRGYICGSVWRGYEEGDRTFSGANVPDNLTRNAPFPQPILTPTTKEKNDRPITPDEIVTEGWTTTELYKQMSEKALALYDFGSKVMEERGYILVDTKYEFGLLDGELILIDEIHTPDSSRFWSAEDYAKSPSTAAQIDKEFVRQWMLANRTPDGNLPSVLSDEVVAEAIQRYRHIYETLTGNLLKVDETGDALKQLRENLKKEGII is encoded by the coding sequence ATGAATTACCTATACGAGTTCGATATTCCCGAATTAAAAAAAATCCATAGGGGTAAAGTCCGGGATAGTTTTAGAGTGGACGACAAACGAAGATTGATTGTGGTCAGCGATAGAATTTCAGCTTTTGACAGCAACTTGGAGAACCCTATTCCTTCAAAGGGAGCAGTTTTGAATGGCATTACAAATTGGTGGTTCGAAAACACCAAACACATCCTTGACAACCATGTGATTAAAATGATTGGCACAAATGCCATGTTGGTCAAGGAAGCCATCCCCATTCGGGTCGAAATGGTGGTCAGAGGCTATATTTGTGGCAGCGTTTGGCGGGGATATGAAGAAGGAGACCGTACTTTTTCAGGCGCAAACGTACCTGATAACTTGACTAGGAACGCACCCTTTCCACAGCCGATTTTGACTCCAACGACTAAGGAAAAGAATGACCGCCCAATCACCCCTGACGAAATCGTGACCGAAGGTTGGACAACTACCGAACTATACAAACAGATGTCTGAGAAGGCTCTGGCTTTGTACGATTTTGGCTCAAAGGTAATGGAAGAACGAGGCTATATTCTGGTAGATACCAAATATGAATTTGGTTTGTTGGACGGAGAATTGATTCTAATAGATGAAATCCATACACCTGATTCTTCTCGTTTTTGGAGTGCAGAAGATTATGCCAAATCTCCTTCAACAGCAGCCCAAATTGACAAAGAATTTGTCCGTCAATGGATGTTGGCAAACAGAACTCCGGACGGCAATTTACCTTCTGTTTTGTCGGATGAAGTCGTTGCAGAAGCGATTCAACGCTACCGCCATATTTATGAAACTTTGACGGGAAACCTATTGAAGGTAGATGAAACGGGGGATGCTTTGAAGCAGTTGAGGGAGAATTTGAAGAAGGAAGGGATTATTTAA
- the ruvB gene encoding Holliday junction branch migration DNA helicase RuvB, with protein MRNDLLNADDEHLSPQDELVERTLRPQSLSDFTGQPHIIENLEIFIKAAKLRGEELDHVLLHGPPGLGKTTLSHIIANELGVGIKITSGPVLEKPGDLAGLLTNLEENDVLFIDEIHRLSITIEEYLYAAMEDFTIDIMIDSGPSARSIQLSLNPFTLIGATTRSGLLSSPMRSRFGITFRMEYYDAETLKGIIKRSAAILRTPITEDGAYEIARRSRGTPRIANALLRRVRDFAQIKGNGTVDLEIAKFGLNALHVDEKGLDEMDNRILTTIIEKFRGGPVGINTIAMSVGEESGTIEEVYEPFLVQEGYIKRTPRGREVTALAYEHLGKVPPGQTLDLFSGV; from the coding sequence ATGCGAAATGATTTGTTAAATGCGGACGACGAACATTTGAGTCCTCAAGATGAGTTGGTAGAAAGAACCCTCCGACCGCAATCTTTAAGCGATTTCACAGGTCAGCCCCACATTATCGAAAACCTCGAAATTTTTATAAAAGCGGCCAAACTTCGGGGTGAAGAATTAGACCATGTATTGCTACATGGTCCTCCCGGTTTGGGAAAAACCACTTTGTCGCATATCATTGCCAATGAACTCGGCGTAGGAATCAAAATCACTTCAGGTCCTGTACTCGAAAAACCTGGCGATTTGGCAGGTTTGCTCACCAATTTGGAGGAAAACGATGTTTTGTTTATTGACGAAATTCACCGTTTGAGCATTACCATTGAAGAATATTTATATGCTGCAATGGAGGATTTCACGATTGATATCATGATAGACAGTGGACCAAGCGCACGTTCTATACAATTGAGTCTAAACCCTTTCACACTTATTGGAGCAACGACTCGTTCAGGGCTTCTCTCCTCTCCTATGCGCTCTCGGTTTGGGATTACCTTTCGCATGGAATACTACGATGCCGAAACCCTCAAGGGCATCATCAAACGTTCGGCTGCTATTTTACGCACGCCCATCACCGAAGACGGAGCGTATGAAATTGCCCGTCGTAGCCGTGGCACACCTCGTATTGCCAACGCTCTGCTACGTCGTGTGCGTGATTTTGCCCAAATCAAGGGCAACGGAACAGTTGACTTAGAGATTGCGAAATTTGGTTTGAATGCGCTTCATGTGGACGAAAAAGGCTTGGATGAAATGGACAACCGTATTTTGACCACCATCATCGAAAAATTTAGAGGTGGCCCTGTGGGAATCAATACGATAGCAATGTCGGTCGGTGAAGAGTCTGGAACGATTGAAGAGGTATACGAACCTTTCTTGGTGCAAGAAGGCTATATCAAACGCACGCCACGAGGTCGAGAAGTGACGGCTTTGGCGTATGAACACCTGGGAAAAGTGCCTCCTGGTCAGACGTTGGATTTGTTTTCGGGAGTCTGA
- a CDS encoding TetR/AcrR family transcriptional regulator, with protein MVTVAFYSKKTILTQTHHLFAKYGIQHLTLDDISEQTNIPISEIHKHFTCKDELVEESLHNVFTDIKREDEFIKEFYMNPLDKLVYSAYNLMCQLFKFGSDFFFDLKQYFPHIFREYRQFVRQHFFAEQEEFIQESKKKGLILSSIKSSFIFELFSKLMNALLFQNYSGKQNFVELFYHAIILKIRNVLTRSGIEILNNNNISHLLDAKA; from the coding sequence ATGGTTACAGTAGCTTTTTATTCTAAAAAAACTATTCTTACCCAAACGCACCACTTGTTTGCCAAATATGGCATACAACACCTTACCTTAGATGATATTAGTGAACAGACAAACATCCCGATCAGCGAAATACACAAACACTTTACCTGCAAAGATGAGCTGGTAGAGGAAAGCTTACACAATGTTTTTACGGACATTAAGCGTGAGGATGAGTTTATTAAGGAGTTCTATATGAATCCACTCGATAAACTCGTTTATAGTGCCTACAATCTTATGTGTCAATTGTTTAAATTTGGATCTGATTTCTTTTTCGATTTGAAGCAATACTTCCCGCACATATTCAGAGAATACCGACAATTTGTTAGACAACATTTTTTTGCAGAGCAAGAAGAGTTCATTCAAGAAAGCAAAAAGAAAGGGCTAATTTTATCTTCTATCAAAAGTAGTTTCATTTTTGAACTATTTTCAAAATTGATGAATGCACTCCTATTTCAGAATTATTCAGGCAAACAAAACTTTGTAGAGCTGTTTTACCACGCAATTATTTTGAAGATTCGCAATGTATTAACAAGAAGCGGAATAGAAATACTGAATAATAATAACATATCGCATTTGTTAGATGCTAAAGCATAA
- a CDS encoding succinylglutamate desuccinylase/aspartoacylase family protein: MRTTMFGEQEINISINAQKRIIGNYTNNQEGPLLILMGAIHGNEPAGVKALQTVFHQLKQCNLPISGEMIGLIGNLEAFSKQKRFLSKDLNRQWGLDNLKRINETPKNQLREEDKEQKELLEILGQIISHPLNRRVILMDLHTTSADGVAYSIATSMGNSRTLAESLGVPVIMGFDKAISGTTLNYFSGLGLESFCFEAGQHDAESSVTRTISAIWQLLVYIGCIEATEIPFFENHKELLYELGEGLPRTVEYEYRHAIQPEDCFKMIEGFDNFQEVEEGQLLAYDKGGEIRAPFSGIMLMPLYQAQGKDGFFIVKEIE; the protein is encoded by the coding sequence ATGAGAACCACAATGTTTGGGGAACAAGAGATAAATATCTCTATCAATGCTCAAAAACGAATTATTGGAAATTATACCAACAATCAAGAAGGGCCCCTATTGATTTTGATGGGGGCTATTCATGGTAATGAACCTGCAGGAGTAAAAGCACTTCAAACGGTATTTCATCAATTGAAGCAGTGTAATTTACCCATATCAGGAGAAATGATTGGACTCATAGGAAATCTAGAGGCATTTTCAAAGCAAAAAAGGTTTCTCTCCAAAGATTTGAACAGGCAATGGGGTTTGGATAATTTAAAGCGCATCAATGAGACTCCAAAAAACCAGCTAAGAGAAGAGGATAAAGAGCAAAAAGAATTATTAGAAATCTTAGGGCAAATCATTTCTCACCCTCTAAATAGACGGGTGATATTAATGGATTTACATACGACTTCTGCCGATGGGGTAGCTTATTCGATTGCGACTTCAATGGGAAACAGCCGTACTCTGGCCGAAAGTTTGGGGGTGCCTGTCATTATGGGCTTCGATAAAGCTATATCGGGAACAACACTCAATTATTTCAGTGGTTTAGGATTGGAGTCTTTTTGTTTTGAGGCAGGACAACATGATGCAGAGAGTTCTGTAACCAGAACTATTTCAGCGATTTGGCAACTTTTGGTATATATAGGTTGCATAGAAGCTACAGAAATTCCCTTTTTTGAGAACCACAAAGAACTGTTGTACGAATTGGGGGAAGGTTTGCCTCGCACTGTGGAGTATGAATACCGTCATGCTATTCAGCCAGAAGATTGTTTCAAGATGATTGAAGGGTTTGACAACTTTCAGGAAGTAGAAGAAGGGCAATTATTGGCGTATGACAAAGGAGGTGAAATCCGTGCGCCATTTAGCGGTATTATGCTGATGCCCTTGTATCAAGCTCAAGGAAAAGATGGGTTTTTTATCGTCAAAGAGATAGAATGA
- a CDS encoding CBS domain-containing protein translates to MGSEKVKLPTKKELQNFVVNILKDVRALDKMIESDMFEKEPIRIGAEQEMCVVNQDWKPAKVNLELLKNINHELFTTELAQFNLEANVHPLIFTGNCLSQMDKNIQFLVDLAIQEAEKMGNHIILTGILPTVSRLDLSMDSITPIERYKALMYAISDLRGKKDLELNIRGIDHLMAKHDSPMLEACNTGFQVHLQVTPEDFASKYNTAQAIAGPALAIATNSPMLFGKRLWHETRIALFQQAVDTRISGRHLRNKSARVMFGNQWVKNSILEIYKEDIMRFRVLLGSSLQTPDPLLELEEGKIPILDSLLVHNSTVYRWNRPCYGVANGVPHLRIENRVLPSGPTVKDEMANAALWLGLMNGFGDQYKDISKEMDFDDAQANFLLACRSGMNSKFNWVGLDKPINASELLIKELIPIAREGLQKANIDKKDIDMYLNVIEERAETNLNGSNWMLKSYAKLTKQVSSKEAITAITASMHRQQLMKNPVHKWSLADETDLNGWEPHSFLVEDFMETDLMTVQEEDVFELVGDMMNWGKLRYVPVEDKDGQLVGLMTSRILRRYLLECYRNNENGETKRSALVKELMIKNPVVVKPSEPISKALEIMQEEGIGCLPVVQDDQLMGIITEQDYHKVIGRLTYKHFKVKNAQEKK, encoded by the coding sequence ATGGGCAGCGAAAAAGTTAAACTACCTACTAAAAAAGAGCTTCAAAATTTTGTAGTCAATATTTTGAAAGATGTCCGGGCTTTAGACAAGATGATAGAGTCCGATATGTTTGAGAAAGAACCCATCAGAATTGGGGCAGAGCAGGAAATGTGTGTTGTGAATCAAGATTGGAAGCCAGCTAAAGTAAATCTGGAACTATTGAAGAATATCAACCATGAGTTATTCACTACCGAACTAGCACAGTTTAATCTTGAAGCGAATGTTCATCCTCTGATTTTTACAGGCAACTGCTTGAGTCAAATGGATAAAAATATTCAATTCTTGGTAGATTTGGCTATTCAAGAGGCGGAAAAAATGGGCAACCATATTATTCTGACTGGTATTTTGCCAACAGTTAGTCGATTGGATTTATCTATGGATAGTATTACGCCGATTGAACGCTACAAAGCATTAATGTATGCTATCAGTGATTTGAGGGGTAAGAAAGACTTGGAATTGAATATCAGAGGAATAGACCATTTGATGGCAAAGCATGATTCACCTATGTTGGAGGCGTGCAATACAGGTTTTCAGGTACATTTGCAGGTGACACCCGAAGATTTTGCTTCTAAGTACAATACTGCACAAGCAATTGCAGGGCCTGCTTTGGCGATTGCAACCAATTCTCCTATGTTATTTGGTAAGCGACTTTGGCACGAAACACGGATTGCTCTGTTTCAACAGGCAGTAGATACCCGTATAAGTGGACGGCATTTGCGCAACAAAAGCGCAAGAGTGATGTTTGGAAATCAATGGGTTAAAAATTCTATCCTTGAAATTTACAAAGAAGACATCATGAGGTTTCGGGTATTGTTGGGAAGTTCGCTTCAAACTCCTGATCCTTTATTGGAATTGGAGGAAGGTAAAATTCCAATTTTGGACTCACTTTTGGTACACAATTCTACGGTGTATCGTTGGAACAGACCTTGTTATGGAGTGGCGAATGGAGTACCACATTTACGGATAGAAAACAGGGTGTTGCCATCAGGACCTACTGTGAAAGATGAAATGGCAAACGCCGCACTTTGGCTGGGATTGATGAATGGTTTTGGAGATCAGTACAAAGATATTTCAAAAGAAATGGATTTTGATGATGCACAGGCTAATTTCTTATTGGCTTGTAGGAGTGGTATGAATTCGAAGTTTAACTGGGTTGGTTTGGATAAGCCTATCAATGCTTCTGAATTGTTGATAAAAGAATTGATTCCAATTGCCAGAGAAGGACTGCAAAAGGCAAATATAGATAAAAAAGATATTGATATGTATTTGAATGTCATTGAAGAAAGGGCTGAAACCAATCTCAATGGGTCGAATTGGATGTTGAAATCTTATGCAAAACTGACCAAACAAGTGTCTTCAAAGGAAGCAATCACTGCGATTACTGCGTCTATGCACCGTCAACAATTGATGAAGAATCCTGTACACAAATGGTCTTTGGCAGACGAAACAGACTTGAATGGATGGGAACCTCACTCTTTTTTGGTGGAAGATTTTATGGAGACAGATTTGATGACCGTACAAGAAGAAGACGTATTTGAATTGGTAGGCGATATGATGAACTGGGGCAAACTTAGATATGTTCCTGTTGAAGACAAGGATGGTCAACTTGTGGGGTTGATGACCTCCCGCATTTTGAGGAGATACTTGTTGGAGTGTTACCGCAATAATGAGAATGGTGAAACAAAGCGTTCTGCATTGGTCAAAGAGTTGATGATAAAAAATCCCGTTGTTGTCAAGCCGAGCGAACCCATTAGTAAAGCACTGGAAATCATGCAAGAAGAAGGAATTGGATGTTTGCCAGTAGTTCAGGATGATCAATTGATGGGAATTATTACAGAACAGGATTACCACAAGGTGATTGGGCGATTAACTTATAAGCACTTCAAAGTGAAGAATGCACAAGAAAAAAAGTGA